In a genomic window of Halalkalicoccus sp. CG83:
- a CDS encoding agmatinase family protein translates to MSDGSPAAAFRNRVSGSNVELAYAGLNTFLKGEPNGVETLDAFDVGVLGAPYDGAVSNRPGARYGPEAIRRASGWWAYLSGYKGGLTNVSTGEQVDLSSFSIADCGDVPIFPMDHETTAESVRAHVATVAEQAFPVLLGGDHYCTYPSFEGFAEGSGADSVGLVQIDAHTDTVSESAVFGEHFHGSSTHHAAESSYTEYEYVSQVGIRGYESPDFFEFADEVGLNLFTMDEVRETGIERVVERAVSAAADGTDAVYVTFDIDGVDPSVAPGTGTPVPGGLSAREALAAMRVLGSHDAVGAVDLMEVSPPYDSTEGTQRLAAYLLVTLLEAKFA, encoded by the coding sequence ATGAGCGACGGCTCGCCGGCCGCCGCGTTCCGTAATCGGGTGTCGGGATCGAACGTCGAGCTCGCGTACGCCGGCCTCAACACGTTCCTGAAGGGCGAGCCGAACGGGGTAGAGACGCTCGACGCGTTCGACGTGGGCGTGCTCGGCGCGCCCTACGACGGCGCGGTGAGCAACCGCCCCGGCGCGCGCTACGGCCCCGAGGCGATCCGCCGGGCCAGCGGCTGGTGGGCGTACCTCTCGGGCTACAAGGGCGGGCTGACGAACGTGAGCACGGGAGAGCAGGTCGATCTCTCCTCGTTCTCGATCGCCGACTGCGGGGACGTTCCGATATTTCCGATGGACCACGAGACGACCGCGGAGAGCGTCCGGGCGCACGTCGCGACGGTCGCCGAGCAGGCGTTTCCCGTGCTCCTCGGGGGCGACCACTACTGTACGTACCCCTCCTTCGAGGGGTTCGCTGAGGGAAGCGGCGCCGATTCAGTCGGATTAGTCCAGATCGACGCCCACACCGACACCGTTTCCGAAAGTGCCGTCTTCGGCGAGCATTTCCATGGCTCGAGCACCCACCACGCCGCCGAGTCCTCGTATACGGAGTACGAGTACGTCAGCCAGGTCGGGATCCGCGGCTACGAGAGTCCCGACTTCTTCGAGTTCGCCGACGAGGTGGGGTTGAACCTCTTCACGATGGACGAAGTACGAGAAACGGGGATCGAACGGGTCGTCGAGCGAGCGGTCTCGGCGGCCGCCGACGGAACGGACGCGGTGTACGTCACCTTCGACATCGACGGGGTCGACCCGTCCGTCGCCCCCGGTACCGGTACGCCGGTCCCCGGCGGCCTCTCCGCGCGCGAGGCGCTCGCCGCGATGCGCGTGCTCGGAAGCCACGACGCGGTAGGCGCGGTCGACCTGATGGAGGTCTCGCCGCCCTACGATTCCACGGAGGGCACACAACGGTTGGCGGCCTATCTGTTAGTGACGCTTCTCGAAGCGAAGTTCGCCTAA
- the eutC gene encoding ethanolamine ammonia-lyase subunit EutC, with protein sequence MSEQRAPDDEDDALERIASRSPARLGVGRAGPRPRTETLLEFREDHATARDAVLTRVDDALLEELGLVRVRSLASDKEEFLARPDRGREISPETAETLRECCEHDPQVQIVVSDGLSSTAVEANLPDLLPVLLEELGDGELDVGTPVFVEYGRVDVMDAIGEELGAESCVILIGERPGLATAESLSAYFVYGPERGTPTSRKSVVSNVHPGGLPPVEAGAQIADLLAEMCEKRASGLELREDDREFAT encoded by the coding sequence ATGAGCGAACAGCGGGCGCCGGACGATGAGGACGACGCACTCGAACGGATCGCGTCGCGCTCGCCCGCTCGTCTCGGCGTCGGCCGCGCGGGTCCCCGACCGCGGACCGAGACACTGCTCGAGTTCCGCGAGGACCACGCGACCGCCCGCGACGCCGTGCTCACGCGGGTCGATGACGCGCTGCTCGAGGAACTCGGCCTCGTTCGGGTGCGAAGTCTCGCAAGCGACAAGGAGGAGTTCCTCGCACGGCCGGATCGCGGCCGCGAGATCTCCCCGGAGACCGCCGAAACCCTGCGTGAGTGCTGCGAGCACGACCCGCAGGTGCAGATCGTCGTCAGCGACGGGCTCAGCTCCACCGCGGTCGAGGCGAACCTCCCCGACCTGCTCCCCGTCCTGCTTGAGGAGCTCGGGGATGGAGAGCTCGACGTCGGCACGCCGGTGTTCGTCGAGTACGGCCGCGTCGACGTGATGGACGCGATCGGCGAGGAGCTCGGCGCCGAGAGCTGCGTGATCCTGATCGGCGAGCGTCCCGGGCTGGCGACCGCCGAGAGCCTGAGCGCCTACTTCGTCTACGGCCCCGAGCGGGGGACGCCCACCTCGCGAAAGTCGGTCGTCTCCAACGTCCACCCCGGCGGGCTCCCGCCGGTCGAGGCCGGCGCACAGATCGCCGACCTGCTCGCGGAGATGTGCGAGAAACGCGCGAGCGGGCTCGAACTGCGCGAGGACGACCGTGAGTTCGCCACCTGA
- a CDS encoding tripartite tricarboxylate transporter TctB family protein, with the protein MVRRLPHSDLIAAGALLALSAGVFAVSAGFPGGRSGDPGPAFFPRLVVGSIALLAVVQAVQYARSDRRTVHEIDAATTRRVALVAAFPVVYVFVMPFVGFLLTTIGFLAAFMWYSGARSIPAITGGSVGVTLVLHYVFAEFFRVPLPEGIVPIARLLPSLWIGVI; encoded by the coding sequence ATGGTTCGTCGACTCCCACATTCGGATCTGATCGCCGCCGGGGCGTTGCTCGCGCTTTCTGCGGGCGTCTTCGCCGTTAGCGCCGGCTTTCCCGGCGGCCGGAGCGGCGATCCCGGCCCGGCGTTCTTTCCGCGGCTCGTCGTCGGCTCGATCGCGCTGCTCGCGGTGGTTCAGGCGGTCCAGTACGCCCGAAGCGACCGTCGAACGGTCCACGAGATCGACGCCGCCACGACCCGGCGGGTCGCGCTCGTGGCGGCGTTTCCGGTGGTGTACGTGTTCGTCATGCCGTTCGTCGGCTTCCTACTCACGACGATCGGCTTCCTCGCGGCGTTCATGTGGTACTCCGGAGCGCGATCGATCCCGGCCATAACGGGGGGTTCCGTCGGCGTCACGTTGGTGTTGCACTACGTCTTCGCGGAGTTCTTTCGCGTTCCGCTTCCGGAGGGGATCGTTCCGATCGCCCGGCTGTTGCCGTCGCTCTGGATCGGGGTGATCTGA
- a CDS encoding ethanolamine ammonia-lyase reactivating factor EutA → MSSPPETSETLTSVGIDVGTTTTQVVVSDLRVRTTGAGGAARPEIVERTVRHRGAIHGTPLSSPETVDVEAVAALVEGELEAAGLSSRGIDTGAVIVTGEAARKRNAEALANRLADGSGDFVAASAGAALEAILAGRGSGAAARAEERGETVANADVGGATTNVAIFEGGAVRETRCLDVGGRLLTLEAGVVTDLTEPARRLCEAIGLPIEPGDEPSADELRTLAGAMADRIVDSLVGPPYDALTRELAIGMLPDEPVEYDAVVFTGGVGRLFDADVDSGEYGDVGPLLASALSDRIADSGLPVRRLAEDIRATVVGAGSHATTLSGRTVRFDPDRLPLRDLPVVSAGDCSELEDGALEARFEAAARSAAERHPGTAYALAIDDVGSLSYDRLGALADALVRVVDDAMPAVLLTRQNCAKALGGAVARRLDAPGPIAIDEVGAADGDYLDVGEPISGGEALPVVVKTLAFGASSR, encoded by the coding sequence GTGAGTTCGCCACCTGAGACGTCCGAGACGCTGACGAGCGTCGGGATCGACGTCGGAACGACCACGACGCAGGTCGTCGTGAGCGACCTCAGGGTTCGGACGACCGGCGCCGGCGGCGCGGCCCGCCCCGAGATCGTCGAGCGGACGGTCCGCCACCGGGGCGCGATCCACGGGACGCCGCTCTCGAGTCCGGAGACGGTCGACGTCGAGGCCGTCGCCGCCCTCGTCGAGGGCGAACTCGAGGCGGCCGGACTGAGTTCGAGAGGGATCGACACTGGCGCGGTGATCGTCACCGGCGAGGCGGCGCGCAAGCGAAACGCCGAGGCGCTCGCGAACCGGCTCGCCGACGGGAGCGGCGACTTCGTCGCCGCGAGCGCGGGCGCAGCTCTGGAAGCGATCCTCGCCGGGCGGGGCTCGGGCGCCGCCGCGCGAGCCGAGGAACGCGGTGAGACGGTCGCGAACGCGGACGTCGGCGGCGCGACGACGAACGTCGCGATCTTCGAGGGCGGGGCGGTCCGCGAGACGCGCTGTCTCGACGTCGGCGGGCGACTCCTCACGCTCGAGGCGGGGGTCGTGACCGACCTCACGGAGCCCGCCCGCCGGCTCTGTGAGGCGATCGGACTCCCGATCGAACCCGGCGACGAACCCTCGGCCGACGAGCTTCGAACGCTTGCCGGCGCGATGGCCGATCGGATCGTCGACTCTCTCGTCGGCCCGCCGTACGACGCGCTTACCCGCGAGCTCGCGATCGGGATGCTGCCCGACGAACCCGTCGAGTACGACGCGGTGGTCTTCACCGGCGGCGTCGGGCGGCTGTTCGACGCCGATGTCGACTCCGGGGAGTACGGTGACGTCGGCCCCCTGCTCGCGTCGGCGCTCTCGGATCGGATCGCCGATTCGGGGCTCCCCGTCAGACGGCTCGCGGAGGACATCCGGGCGACGGTCGTCGGTGCGGGCAGCCACGCGACGACGCTCAGCGGGCGGACCGTCCGCTTCGATCCCGATCGGCTCCCCCTTCGCGACCTGCCGGTCGTCTCTGCGGGCGACTGTTCGGAACTCGAGGATGGCGCGCTCGAAGCACGTTTCGAGGCCGCCGCTCGGTCGGCTGCCGAACGCCACCCGGGGACGGCGTACGCGCTCGCGATCGACGACGTGGGATCGCTCTCGTACGACCGATTGGGCGCGCTCGCCGACGCGCTCGTGCGCGTCGTGGACGACGCGATGCCGGCGGTGCTCCTGACGCGTCAGAACTGCGCGAAGGCGCTCGGCGGCGCGGTCGCCCGTCGCCTCGACGCCCCCGGACCGATCGCGATCGACGAGGTCGGCGCGGCGGACGGCGACTACCTCGACGTCGGCGAGCCGATCTCGGGCGGGGAGGCCCTCCCGGTCGTCGTCAAGACGCTCGCGTTCGGCGCATCGTCACGGTGA
- a CDS encoding aldehyde ferredoxin oxidoreductase family protein: protein MLHAEGPLLSIDLTERTVETEEIDDVLESFIGGRGVATALAHDRLPFDADPLGPENRLYLATGPMQLSRMSFTGRTNATAISPLTGGLASSNAGGFISRNFAGAGYSAVEISGESDELLVVHVTDEVDESDSSGSQTESGPRVEFEAVPDLEGAEVPAVTDYLRDSHGLGAEHVAAIGPAGENLVRFASIMTSESRAFGRGGLGAVLGAKNLKAITFDGESHPEIEIDPVQMEVHGEAGRSDHIMKRQGTTSVTDLANEVNGMPTRFFSEQSFEGIEGINGDAVESKKFKKGTCSSCAFACKLPTKDEERGVETEGPEFETVMAFGSNCAVDDIVDVMQSNELCDRLGMDTISCGNTVAAYLASEERFGDVELIHETVEKIAHREGIGDTLAEGIARCHDELGVPNWTTKNLDFAAHEGRTLHGQGLAYAVANRGGDHMYSTFYAWEYPLVDKSEAFPQDGFEGKPPAVAEQENTRALEDCGVICRFSRGMMNPERYEALFGADYDELLDVGARIVELERHFNNRRGFDRSDDELPYDLEGIEEAISEYYEVRGWNDDGTVPGGTVGDTPADD, encoded by the coding sequence ATGCTCCACGCCGAGGGCCCGCTCCTGTCGATCGACCTGACCGAACGCACCGTCGAGACCGAGGAGATCGACGACGTTCTCGAGTCGTTCATCGGCGGCCGCGGGGTAGCGACCGCGCTCGCACACGACCGCCTGCCGTTCGACGCCGACCCGCTCGGCCCGGAGAACCGCCTCTATCTCGCGACCGGCCCGATGCAGCTCTCCCGGATGAGCTTCACCGGCCGTACGAACGCGACCGCCATCTCGCCGCTGACCGGCGGGCTGGCCTCCTCGAACGCCGGCGGCTTCATCTCGCGTAACTTCGCGGGCGCTGGCTACAGCGCCGTCGAGATCAGCGGCGAGAGCGACGAGCTCCTCGTGGTCCACGTCACCGACGAGGTCGACGAGTCCGACTCGTCGGGCAGCCAGACGGAGTCTGGTCCTCGTGTCGAGTTCGAGGCGGTGCCCGACCTCGAGGGAGCGGAGGTTCCCGCGGTGACCGACTACCTCCGCGATTCGCACGGTCTGGGCGCCGAACACGTCGCGGCGATCGGCCCCGCCGGCGAGAACCTCGTCAGGTTCGCCTCGATCATGACGAGCGAGAGCCGGGCGTTCGGCCGCGGCGGGCTGGGCGCCGTCCTGGGCGCGAAGAACCTGAAGGCGATCACGTTCGACGGCGAGTCGCATCCCGAGATCGAGATCGACCCCGTCCAGATGGAGGTCCACGGCGAGGCCGGCCGGAGCGACCACATCATGAAGCGCCAGGGAACGACGAGCGTCACGGACCTCGCCAACGAGGTGAACGGGATGCCCACCCGCTTCTTCTCGGAGCAGTCGTTCGAGGGGATCGAGGGGATCAACGGCGACGCGGTCGAGTCGAAGAAGTTCAAGAAGGGCACCTGCTCGTCGTGCGCGTTCGCCTGCAAACTCCCGACGAAGGACGAGGAGCGCGGCGTCGAGACCGAGGGCCCCGAGTTCGAGACGGTGATGGCGTTCGGCTCGAACTGCGCGGTCGACGACATCGTCGACGTGATGCAGTCGAACGAGCTCTGCGACCGGCTCGGGATGGACACGATCTCCTGTGGCAACACCGTCGCGGCGTACCTCGCGAGCGAGGAGCGCTTCGGCGACGTCGAACTGATCCACGAGACCGTCGAGAAGATCGCCCATCGCGAGGGGATCGGCGACACCCTCGCCGAGGGGATCGCGCGCTGTCACGACGAGCTCGGCGTGCCCAACTGGACGACCAAGAACCTCGACTTCGCCGCCCACGAGGGCCGAACCCTCCACGGCCAGGGGCTCGCCTACGCCGTCGCGAACCGCGGGGGCGATCACATGTACTCGACCTTCTACGCCTGGGAGTACCCGCTGGTCGACAAGAGCGAGGCGTTCCCTCAGGACGGCTTCGAGGGCAAGCCGCCCGCGGTCGCCGAACAGGAGAACACCCGCGCGCTCGAGGACTGCGGCGTGATCTGTCGGTTCTCGCGCGGAATGATGAACCCCGAGCGCTACGAGGCGCTGTTCGGCGCCGACTACGACGAACTGCTCGACGTGGGCGCCCGGATCGTCGAACTCGAGCGCCACTTCAACAACCGGCGCGGTTTCGACCGTTCGGACGACGAGCTTCCCTACGATCTCGAGGGCATCGAGGAGGCGATCTCCGAGTACTACGAGGTCCGCGGCTGGAACGACGACGGCACCGTCCCCGGGGGTACCGTGGGGGACACGCCCGCCGACGACTGA
- a CDS encoding ethanolamine ammonia-lyase subunit EutB — translation MSTEPISKGTGEFDSLRAVLAKANERKTGDELAGIAADSDAERVAAKRALAGTTLETLRENPVVPYEEDEVTRVIQDAVREPVYERIKEWTVSDLREFLLSATDREIRAIRAGLTSEMIAAVTKLMSAMDLVLATSRMTVTARCNAMVGEQGTLSFRLQPNDPSDDVDRILDGVREGLSYGVGDAVIGINPVEDGVATTTRILEATHEFIEAHDVPTQNCCLAHVSTQLDAIREGAPADLLFQSLAGTETGNDEFGVDVALLDEAHEVAQRHCTSSGPNVTYFETGQGSELSGDAHHGVDQLTLEARCYGLAKRYDPFLVNTVVGFIGPEYLYDGKQVIRAGLEDVFMGTLHGIPMGIDACYTNHIQADQDDVEALSMLLSAAGANFFITVPMGDDVMLNYQSNSYHDAAALRELFDLRPAPAFETWLEERGFLEDGRLTDRAGDPTVLAGP, via the coding sequence ATGTCGACAGAGCCGATTTCGAAGGGAACGGGGGAGTTCGACTCGCTTCGAGCGGTGTTGGCGAAGGCGAACGAGCGAAAGACCGGCGACGAACTCGCTGGAATCGCGGCGGACTCCGACGCCGAACGAGTCGCCGCCAAACGCGCGCTCGCCGGAACCACCCTCGAGACGCTCCGGGAGAACCCGGTCGTCCCCTACGAGGAGGACGAGGTGACCCGCGTCATCCAGGACGCGGTCCGCGAACCGGTCTACGAGCGCATCAAGGAGTGGACCGTCTCCGACCTCCGGGAGTTCCTGTTGAGTGCGACCGATCGCGAGATCCGCGCGATCCGTGCGGGGCTCACCAGCGAGATGATCGCCGCGGTGACGAAGCTGATGTCGGCGATGGACCTCGTGCTCGCGACCTCGCGCATGACGGTCACGGCACGGTGTAACGCCATGGTCGGCGAGCAAGGGACGCTCTCGTTTCGCCTCCAGCCCAACGACCCGTCCGACGACGTCGACCGGATCCTCGACGGCGTCCGCGAGGGGCTCTCCTACGGCGTCGGCGACGCGGTGATCGGGATCAACCCCGTCGAGGACGGCGTCGCGACGACGACCCGGATTCTGGAGGCGACCCACGAGTTCATCGAGGCACACGACGTGCCGACGCAGAACTGCTGTCTCGCACACGTCAGTACCCAGCTCGACGCGATCCGGGAGGGTGCGCCCGCCGATCTGCTCTTTCAGAGCCTCGCGGGCACCGAGACCGGAAACGACGAGTTCGGCGTCGACGTCGCGCTGCTCGACGAGGCCCACGAGGTCGCCCAGCGCCACTGTACCTCGTCGGGACCGAACGTCACCTACTTCGAGACCGGCCAGGGCTCGGAGCTCTCGGGCGACGCCCACCACGGCGTCGATCAGCTCACCCTCGAGGCGCGCTGTTACGGCCTCGCGAAACGCTACGACCCGTTTCTCGTCAACACGGTCGTCGGGTTCATCGGCCCCGAGTACCTCTACGACGGCAAGCAGGTGATCCGCGCCGGCCTCGAGGACGTGTTCATGGGGACGCTCCACGGAATTCCGATGGGGATCGACGCATGCTACACCAACCACATCCAGGCCGATCAGGACGACGTCGAGGCGCTCTCGATGCTGCTGAGCGCGGCGGGGGCGAACTTCTTCATCACCGTCCCGATGGGCGACGACGTGATGCTCAACTACCAGTCCAACAGCTACCACGACGCCGCGGCGCTCCGGGAGCTGTTCGATCTGCGCCCGGCGCCCGCGTTCGAGACGTGGCTCGAGGAGCGTGGCTTCCTCGAGGACGGCCGGCTGACCGATCGGGCGGGCGACCCGACGGTCCTCGCGGGACCATGA
- a CDS encoding AMP-dependent synthetase/ligase has translation MHWRQAEREYTDEVIGESTLARMFEEGVARNGDRTAQRYKGGVHDRSLADAALVEAPDDEFATLTYDETADVVRSLAAGFRALGVERGDRVAIFANTRMEWAQADFALLAAGAVVTTIYAGSSPRQVEYLLSDPGATGVVVEDEQRLERVLSALGSDDGEVLDLEFVVVMDRIEGEPGCDEPEVEGLEVLTLGDLYDRGAEAFDREAYEGWIDATEPDDLATLIYTSGTTGRPKGVELTHRNLRSNVNQVRRRFAPRPDREGGAIDVDTRTVSFLPLAHVFERLAGHYLMFASGASVAYAESPDTLRDDFQSVRPTTGTSVPRVYERIYDAIRSQAAESDVKRRIFEWATDVGREYHETPSPGIGLRARRRLADRLVFENVREALGGEIDFLISGGGSLSPELCSLYHGMGLPILEGYGLTETSPVISVNPPEAPEIGTIGPPVVDCEVALDGSVVGERQHREADGEVGELLVRGPNVTRGYWNDEKATEAAFTEDVPTNDASGAPEDGSERWFRTGDVVELRADDYVAFHERAKQILVLSTGKNVAPGPLEDAFAASDVVEQCLVMGDGRKFVSALIVPNVEGLREWAASEGIDLPEDDRDLRRDDQVRERIEEEVDRVNERFGSHERIKQFRLVSEEFTEENGMLTPTMKKKRRNILDRFADEIESTYQKE, from the coding sequence ATGCACTGGCGCCAGGCCGAGCGCGAGTACACCGACGAGGTGATCGGGGAGTCGACGCTGGCGCGGATGTTCGAGGAGGGCGTCGCGCGAAACGGGGATCGGACCGCCCAGCGCTACAAGGGTGGCGTCCACGATCGGTCGCTGGCCGACGCGGCGCTCGTCGAGGCGCCCGACGACGAGTTCGCGACGCTCACCTACGACGAGACGGCCGACGTCGTTCGCAGCCTCGCGGCCGGCTTTCGCGCGCTCGGCGTCGAGCGCGGCGACCGGGTCGCGATCTTCGCGAACACGCGCATGGAGTGGGCCCAGGCCGACTTCGCGCTGTTGGCTGCGGGCGCGGTCGTCACCACGATCTACGCCGGTTCCTCACCCCGACAGGTCGAGTACCTCCTCTCCGATCCCGGCGCGACCGGCGTCGTCGTCGAGGACGAGCAGCGACTCGAGCGGGTGCTCTCGGCTCTCGGGAGCGATGACGGGGAGGTGCTCGACCTCGAGTTCGTCGTCGTCATGGACCGGATCGAGGGCGAGCCCGGGTGCGACGAGCCCGAGGTCGAGGGTCTCGAGGTCCTGACGCTCGGCGACCTCTACGACCGCGGGGCCGAGGCGTTCGACCGCGAGGCCTACGAGGGCTGGATCGACGCGACCGAACCCGACGACCTGGCGACGCTGATCTACACCTCGGGCACGACGGGCCGGCCGAAGGGCGTCGAACTCACCCACCGTAACCTCCGCTCGAACGTCAACCAGGTCCGCCGGCGCTTCGCCCCCCGACCCGACCGCGAGGGCGGCGCGATCGACGTCGACACCCGTACCGTCTCCTTTCTGCCGCTGGCACACGTCTTCGAGCGCCTCGCGGGCCACTACCTGATGTTCGCGAGCGGGGCGAGCGTCGCCTACGCGGAGAGTCCCGACACGCTCCGCGACGACTTCCAGAGCGTTCGCCCGACGACGGGGACGAGCGTCCCGCGGGTCTACGAGAGGATCTACGACGCGATCCGTTCGCAGGCCGCCGAGTCGGACGTCAAACGGCGAATCTTCGAGTGGGCGACCGACGTCGGACGCGAGTATCACGAGACGCCCTCGCCGGGAATCGGCCTCCGGGCGAGGCGGAGGCTCGCGGACCGGCTGGTCTTCGAGAACGTCAGGGAGGCGCTCGGCGGCGAGATCGACTTTCTCATCAGCGGCGGCGGCAGCCTCTCGCCCGAACTCTGCTCGCTGTATCACGGGATGGGGCTGCCGATCCTCGAGGGCTACGGCCTCACTGAAACGTCGCCGGTGATCTCGGTCAACCCGCCCGAGGCGCCCGAGATCGGCACGATCGGCCCGCCGGTGGTCGACTGCGAGGTCGCACTCGACGGCTCGGTCGTCGGCGAGCGCCAGCACCGCGAGGCCGACGGCGAGGTGGGCGAGCTACTGGTTCGGGGACCGAACGTCACACGGGGCTACTGGAACGACGAGAAAGCCACGGAAGCGGCGTTCACCGAGGACGTCCCCACGAACGATGCGAGCGGGGCGCCGGAGGACGGGTCCGAGAGGTGGTTTCGCACCGGTGACGTGGTCGAGCTCCGGGCGGACGACTACGTCGCCTTCCACGAACGTGCGAAGCAGATCCTCGTCCTCTCGACGGGCAAGAACGTCGCGCCCGGGCCGCTCGAGGACGCGTTCGCCGCGAGCGACGTCGTCGAGCAGTGTCTGGTGATGGGCGACGGTCGGAAGTTCGTCTCGGCGCTGATCGTCCCCAACGTCGAGGGTCTCCGCGAGTGGGCCGCGAGCGAGGGGATCGACCTGCCCGAGGACGACCGCGACCTCCGTCGGGATGACCAGGTCCGAGAGCGGATCGAGGAGGAGGTCGACCGGGTCAACGAGCGCTTCGGGTCCCACGAGCGGATCAAGCAGTTCCGTCTCGTCTCCGAGGAGTTCACCGAGGAGAACGGCATGCTCACGCCGACGATGAAGAAGAAACGCCGCAACATCCTCGATCGATTCGCCGACGAGATCGAGTCGACCTATCAGAAAGAGTAG
- a CDS encoding Bug family tripartite tricarboxylate transporter substrate binding protein has product MSRTDNVSHGRIGRRAYLSGLGAAGIGTFAGCVGDLEGDEEEFPAQDIEMICPWDAGGGTDQTGRQLADLGEDHLDTSLYVSNQTGGSGSVGFNEIANAEPDGHTVGVTTVEICTISHLGIAEVNHEDLDAVMQYNFDPASLTVHEDAPYGSLEEFVDYAEENPGEISVSNSGTGAIWHLSAAGFAQEAGIELDHVGYDGGEPATQAVVSGEVQATTASAAEVAPQVQDGPLEILSVFGEEPVNIFPDVPTLPDQGYDFVMGAWRGLTVPSGTSEDRIGTLEDAFTQVYESEEFQSFMEERGFGLVYRDAEEFGEFMDSEYDRFGEVIDELGLAGSEGDG; this is encoded by the coding sequence ATGTCGAGAACCGACAACGTATCTCACGGACGTATCGGTCGACGCGCGTATCTATCCGGACTCGGAGCCGCGGGGATCGGGACGTTCGCCGGCTGTGTTGGCGACCTGGAGGGCGACGAAGAGGAGTTTCCCGCACAGGACATCGAGATGATCTGCCCGTGGGACGCCGGCGGGGGGACCGACCAGACAGGCCGGCAGCTGGCGGATCTCGGGGAGGACCACCTCGACACGTCGTTGTACGTGAGCAACCAGACGGGCGGGAGCGGTAGCGTTGGCTTCAACGAGATCGCGAACGCCGAACCGGACGGCCACACCGTCGGCGTCACCACCGTCGAGATCTGTACGATCTCCCATCTCGGGATCGCCGAGGTCAACCACGAGGACCTCGACGCCGTAATGCAGTACAACTTCGATCCCGCCTCGCTCACCGTCCACGAGGACGCACCGTACGGCAGCCTCGAGGAGTTCGTCGACTACGCCGAGGAGAACCCCGGCGAGATCAGCGTCTCGAACTCCGGCACCGGCGCGATCTGGCACCTCTCCGCGGCGGGGTTCGCCCAGGAGGCGGGCATCGAACTCGATCACGTCGGCTACGACGGCGGCGAACCCGCCACGCAGGCGGTCGTCAGCGGCGAGGTGCAGGCGACGACCGCCAGCGCCGCCGAGGTCGCCCCGCAGGTCCAGGACGGTCCCCTCGAGATCCTCTCGGTGTTCGGTGAGGAGCCGGTGAACATCTTCCCCGACGTCCCGACGCTCCCCGATCAGGGCTACGACTTCGTGATGGGCGCGTGGCGCGGGCTGACGGTCCCGTCGGGAACGTCGGAGGACCGGATCGGAACCCTCGAGGACGCCTTCACCCAGGTCTACGAATCCGAGGAGTTCCAGTCGTTCATGGAGGAGCGCGGGTTCGGGCTGGTCTACCGCGACGCCGAGGAGTTCGGCGAGTTCATGGACTCGGAGTACGACCGCTTCGGCGAGGTCATCGACGAACTCGGGTTGGCCGGCAGCGAGGGTGACGGGTAG